AGCGCACGCATGATCGAGACCCGTCCGGAAGCCGAGTGCGAGCTCGACATCGTCGCGCTCGGCGAGGTGATGTTGCGCCTCGACCCCGGCGAGGGCCGCATCCGCACCGCCCGCCGGTTCGAGGTCTGGGAGGGCGGCGGCGAGTACAACGTGGCTCGCGGCATGCGCAAGGTCTTCGGCCTGCGCGCCGGGGTGGTCACCGCCCTGGCCGACAACGAGATCGGGCACCTCGTGGAGAACCTCGTCATGCAGGGCGGGGTCGACACCTCGCTCATCCGGTGGGAGCCCTACGACGGCATCGGGCGCACGGTGCGCAACGGGCTCAACTTCACCGAGCGCGGCTTCGGCGTGCGCGGCGCGGTGGGCGTCTCCGACCGGGCGCACACGGCGATCGCGCAGATGGCGCCGGGCACCATCGACTGGGACGACCTCTTCGGGCGCCGCGGCGTGCGCTGGCTGCACACCGGCGGCATCTTCGCGGCCCTGTCGGAGAACGCGGCAGCGGTCGCCGAGGAGGCGATGGCCGCCGCCCAGCGCCACGGCACCGTCGTGTCGTTCGACCTCAACTACCGGCCCAGCCTGTGGGCGGGGATCGGC
The sequence above is drawn from the Nocardioides sp. zg-1228 genome and encodes:
- a CDS encoding sugar kinase gives rise to the protein MIETRPEAECELDIVALGEVMLRLDPGEGRIRTARRFEVWEGGGEYNVARGMRKVFGLRAGVVTALADNEIGHLVENLVMQGGVDTSLIRWEPYDGIGRTVRNGLNFTERGFGVRGAVGVSDRAHTAIAQMAPGTIDWDDLFGRRGVRWLHTGGIFAALSENAAAVAEEAMAAAQRHGTVVSFDLNYRPSLWAGIGGPDLARDVNTRLASHVDVMIGNEEDFTAALGFEVEHVDEHLRELPMDSFAAMVATVAEKMPWLKVIATTMRGVHSASDNDWQAIAWSPETGVLQSTARDHLAIFDRVGGGDGFASGLVYGLLEGEDLQTCLELGAAHGALAMTTPGDTSMATREEVRALAGGGSARVRR